AAACGTTCTCTCAACTGCGCAAAACGTTCCATCTCTTCGTTTGTATAAGGTTTGTTTGTCTGTGGATTGAGAGGGTTGTCCGGATCGGATGCGTTCGGGTCCGCTTCTTTTGCTTCCCCTTTTTCGGATTCTATGTATTCCCCTTTTCCCGCTTTGTAAAAGGAAGAATCAAAGATCGAATCGTTGGTTCTTCCGCCGGAGGAACCGGAGGAAGATGAGGACGAACTCCCGCCTCCTCCCAAAAGAAGAGCGACGCTGTCTGCTTCTCTGTTTTTCTTTTCTCTTTCTCCCGGATCGTCGGAAGAAAAGAGAATCCAAATTAGGGCTACAAGAGCGATGGAAATCCCAGAATAGAGGATGATTTTACGAATGCTGACCACGGTTTGTTCTCCGGAAGAATTCAGGAAATTTTGATTGTAAGACCGCCGTTCTAGGAAATTCTATCCTGAAAGCGGATCCTTTCTAATTTTTAAGAATTTGAATCCGAAGCAAGATAAAAAATGTCTTCTAAAACACTGCATCCAGCGATTCTTTCCACCCTCTT
This is a stretch of genomic DNA from Leptospira tipperaryensis. It encodes these proteins:
- a CDS encoding LIC_20245 family lipoprotein, translating into MVSIRKIILYSGISIALVALIWILFSSDDPGEREKKNREADSVALLLGGGGSSSSSSSGSSGGRTNDSIFDSSFYKAGKGEYIESEKGEAKEADPNASDPDNPLNPQTNKPYTNEEMERFAQLRERFPNNSLVPKKLNAAEREAKKQEENQIAEAARNVYARTASPTQIRSYYNHMEKQTQDRMDIINYLVDLQKGSGEEETEKKLQNIQDSIKNQLQQVQRDKENAFKQAGF